One genomic window of Candidatus Nitrospira inopinata includes the following:
- a CDS encoding F0F1 ATP synthase subunit A, whose product MEESPLHPFELHNFVPINIGGLDISLNKAVLTMWVVVALVAALMVMAGSARRLVPGKLQSLAEMLVDFIRGIILDTMGEGGMKFFPLVATLFLFILFCNLVGLIPGSYTVTSQIIVTAVFAFSVYGLSLVMGFALHGAKFLGILVPPGTPAWLLPLMVPIELISQLARPISLAVRLFANMTAGHVILGVLFGLTVSGGLLIGWLPFVFTIAMNGLELGIAFIQAYIFTVLTCVYLGDAFHLHGHDEHAH is encoded by the coding sequence ATGGAAGAAAGTCCGCTTCACCCGTTTGAGCTGCACAACTTTGTCCCGATCAACATCGGCGGTCTGGATATCTCCCTTAACAAGGCCGTCCTCACGATGTGGGTGGTGGTGGCGCTCGTCGCGGCGTTGATGGTCATGGCCGGGTCGGCGCGACGGTTGGTTCCCGGTAAACTGCAAAGTCTTGCGGAAATGCTGGTGGACTTTATTCGCGGGATCATTCTGGATACGATGGGCGAAGGGGGGATGAAGTTCTTTCCTCTGGTCGCGACGCTCTTCCTGTTCATCCTATTCTGCAATCTGGTGGGATTGATTCCCGGTTCCTATACCGTCACGAGTCAAATCATCGTGACGGCGGTCTTTGCCTTTTCGGTCTATGGACTCAGCCTCGTGATGGGATTTGCGTTGCACGGAGCGAAGTTTCTGGGTATTTTGGTGCCGCCGGGAACGCCGGCGTGGCTCTTGCCGCTCATGGTTCCCATCGAATTGATCAGCCAACTGGCTCGCCCGATTTCGCTGGCCGTCCGATTGTTCGCCAATATGACGGCCGGGCACGTCATCCTCGGCGTGTTGTTCGGACTGACGGTCAGCGGGGGCCTGTTGATCGGATGGCTGCCCTTCGTATTTACGATCGCGATGAACGGGCTGGAGCTCGGCATCGCGTTCATTCAGGCGTATATTTTCACCGTGCTCACCTGCGTCTATTTGGGCGACGCATTTCACTTGCACGGTCATGATGAGCACGCGCACTGA
- a CDS encoding anthranilate synthase component I family protein, with protein sequence MPTTSLHAVSFLQGPPSPLLMTLDAPSASPFELYAKVASSHRPSFLFESGRHHPITGRYSFFAGEPYLTVSGRANHYIEHTADGREEQGKDPFSHLAGLFRNSYIARPRQAPPFFGGAVGYFSYDLVRQFERLPSLALDDLAMPDFEFAFFDLVAAIDHEQNRFTLAFCPPLERFLGEPREKLLREGRDRLAALAARMSGPLPPGLADTPLHLSFEPEQHRSSYADRVRRCQEYIAAGDIYQANLSHRFVVTDLTSPAVPQLLSDLLTYGRIRTLNPSPFSGLLRFHQTSLISSSPERLVRLEGRRADTRPIAGTRPRGADAAADRRLADDLRANEKERAEHIMLVDLERNDLGRVCDFGSLRVEELMTLERYSHVNHLVSHVSGLLKNDVTGFDLLRAMFPGGTITGVPKIRCMEIIEELEPVRRGAYSGSMGYVCWSGDLDFNILIRTLVKRQGRGHLQVGAGIVADSNPAREYEETIHKAQAFLSAFS encoded by the coding sequence ATGCCGACAACGTCCCTCCACGCCGTTTCTTTTCTACAAGGCCCTCCGTCGCCTTTGCTGATGACGCTTGACGCGCCGTCAGCCTCTCCTTTTGAACTCTACGCAAAAGTCGCGTCGAGCCATCGTCCTTCTTTTCTGTTCGAGAGCGGCCGTCACCATCCGATAACGGGACGGTATTCGTTCTTCGCTGGGGAGCCCTATTTGACCGTAAGCGGACGAGCGAACCACTACATCGAACATACCGCCGACGGACGCGAAGAGCAGGGCAAGGACCCGTTCAGTCATCTTGCCGGTCTTTTCAGAAACTCCTACATCGCCCGCCCCCGACAGGCCCCTCCTTTTTTCGGAGGAGCCGTCGGCTACTTCAGTTACGATCTCGTTCGTCAATTTGAACGGCTTCCCTCTCTCGCGCTCGACGACCTCGCCATGCCGGATTTTGAGTTCGCTTTTTTCGATCTTGTGGCGGCGATCGACCACGAACAGAATCGTTTCACCTTGGCGTTTTGTCCGCCGCTCGAACGGTTCCTCGGCGAGCCGCGTGAAAAGTTGCTCAGAGAGGGGCGAGATCGGCTGGCGGCACTGGCTGCACGGATGTCCGGTCCCCTCCCCCCCGGCCTCGCCGATACGCCGCTTCACCTGTCGTTTGAGCCGGAACAGCATCGTTCTTCCTACGCCGATCGCGTCCGACGCTGTCAAGAGTACATCGCGGCGGGCGATATCTATCAGGCCAACCTTTCCCATCGATTTGTCGTCACCGACCTGACATCCCCGGCCGTCCCTCAATTGCTTTCCGATCTTCTCACGTACGGTCGAATACGGACTCTGAATCCCTCCCCGTTTTCCGGTCTGCTCCGCTTTCATCAGACCAGCCTGATCAGCTCATCGCCTGAACGATTGGTCCGCCTTGAGGGGCGACGGGCCGACACACGGCCGATTGCCGGAACGAGGCCGCGCGGAGCGGACGCCGCCGCCGACCGCCGGCTCGCGGATGACTTGCGCGCAAATGAAAAAGAACGGGCGGAACACATTATGCTGGTCGACCTGGAGCGCAATGATCTCGGCCGTGTCTGCGATTTCGGAAGTCTCCGGGTGGAGGAGCTGATGACGCTGGAACGATACTCTCACGTCAACCACCTCGTTTCCCACGTATCCGGCCTCTTAAAAAACGACGTCACCGGCTTCGACCTGCTGCGCGCCATGTTCCCCGGCGGAACAATCACTGGGGTGCCCAAAATCCGGTGCATGGAAATCATCGAGGAACTGGAGCCGGTTCGTCGCGGCGCCTATTCCGGATCGATGGGGTACGTCTGTTGGAGCGGAGACTTGGACTTCAACATCTTGATCAGGACCTTGGTCAAACGACAGGGCAGGGGCCACCTCCAAGTCGGCGCCGGCATTGTGGCCGACTCCAATCCGGCCCGCGAGTACGAGGAAACAATCCACAAGGCCCAGGCATTCTTGAGCGCCTTCTCCTGA
- a CDS encoding M16 family metallopeptidase: MGRILKIAGKIAGLCATIVLFAGASSGFAAELSPIKTVTPNGMTLVVLEQHDLPIVEIHALIKTGSAHDPPEKAGLANLTASLLDEGTTTRSSKQLAEQIDFVGGSLEIAAAEDFTTASVRVLKKDAEFGFSILSDVLLHPTFPQREFERVRGQIAGEIAGENDDPGRLAMKTFNQVVFQHHPYQWPVIGLEETLPRIELRDVKNFYAREYLPNQTILVVVGDITVEQATALVHSHFGAWKPGPAPARSSKKPPVIDKKIVRLIDKDLTQSTIVLGHGGVSRTNPDFYAITVMNHILGAGGFSSRLMDTIRDKQGLAYGITSHYDARAMSGSFWVSLQTKTDTTNQAVSGVLAEIKALRDAPVSDQELADAKSFLMGSFPLRFDTTAKLARLLAQVEFFGLGFDYLTQYPKWIERVTKEDVQRVAKQYLNPRHYALVVVGDIAKAKVRQ, from the coding sequence ATGGGCAGGATCCTGAAGATCGCCGGAAAGATCGCCGGATTGTGCGCGACCATAGTCCTCTTCGCCGGAGCAAGTTCCGGCTTTGCCGCGGAGCTTTCCCCGATCAAGACCGTCACCCCCAACGGAATGACGCTGGTGGTGCTCGAACAACATGATCTGCCCATCGTTGAAATCCACGCCCTGATCAAGACCGGCTCCGCTCACGATCCGCCGGAAAAGGCGGGCCTGGCGAATTTGACGGCCAGTCTGCTGGACGAAGGCACGACGACCCGATCATCGAAGCAACTGGCCGAGCAGATCGATTTCGTCGGGGGCTCGCTGGAGATCGCCGCCGCCGAAGACTTTACGACCGCTTCGGTTCGCGTGCTCAAGAAAGACGCCGAGTTCGGCTTTTCGATTCTCTCGGACGTTTTGCTGCATCCGACGTTCCCTCAGCGGGAATTCGAACGAGTTCGCGGTCAGATTGCGGGAGAAATCGCCGGCGAGAACGACGATCCCGGCCGCCTCGCCATGAAAACGTTCAATCAAGTGGTGTTTCAGCATCATCCCTATCAATGGCCGGTCATCGGTTTGGAAGAGACGCTGCCTCGCATTGAGTTGCGCGACGTCAAAAATTTTTACGCGAGGGAGTATCTCCCCAACCAAACGATTCTCGTCGTCGTGGGCGACATCACTGTGGAGCAGGCGACGGCGCTCGTCCATTCCCATTTCGGCGCCTGGAAGCCGGGGCCGGCGCCCGCTCGATCGAGCAAGAAACCGCCTGTCATCGACAAGAAGATCGTCCGGCTCATCGACAAAGACTTGACCCAATCCACGATCGTGCTCGGTCACGGAGGCGTCAGTCGGACGAATCCGGACTTTTACGCGATCACGGTCATGAACCATATCCTCGGGGCGGGAGGATTTTCGTCCCGGCTCATGGACACCATCCGAGATAAACAAGGACTGGCCTACGGCATCACGAGCCATTACGACGCTCGGGCGATGTCCGGCTCATTCTGGGTGAGTCTTCAGACCAAGACGGACACGACGAACCAGGCGGTCAGCGGAGTGTTGGCCGAGATCAAGGCCCTGCGCGATGCGCCGGTGAGCGATCAGGAACTTGCCGACGCCAAATCGTTCCTCATGGGGAGCTTTCCCCTGCGCTTTGATACGACGGCGAAGCTCGCGCGCCTGCTGGCGCAGGTGGAGTTTTTCGGGCTAGGATTTGACTACTTGACTCAGTATCCGAAGTGGATCGAGCGCGTGACCAAGGAAGACGTGCAGCGGGTGGCCAAACAATATCTCAACCCCCGGCATTACGCGCTCGTCGTCGTCGGCGATATCGCCAAAGCGAAAGTGCGCCAGTAG
- a CDS encoding lytic transglycosylase domain-containing protein, which translates to MKPRRPPIPRSMLLFVGILLVLGVWDELPGASNSRAHAEVYQYIDAKGVISLTNVPSDSRYRRIDRSSGRLRPTLSEAELEPTILRFSSQYQLPPALIRAVIKAESDFDARAVSRAGAVGLMQLMPQTAVRLDVKDLYDPEDNIGGGTKYLRFLLDRFRGDLPLALAAYNAGEHVVDRYRALPPIEETQRYVRKVLRYYRTFLRRDLAAADGAMVFSEPSSRQPNLEPFAFPLR; encoded by the coding sequence ATGAAGCCCCGCCGCCCGCCGATCCCCCGCTCCATGCTTCTGTTCGTGGGAATCCTTCTCGTGCTCGGTGTGTGGGACGAACTCCCGGGAGCTTCCAATTCAAGGGCCCACGCGGAAGTTTATCAGTACATCGACGCCAAAGGCGTCATTTCACTGACCAATGTCCCGTCCGACTCACGCTACCGACGAATCGACCGATCTTCCGGTCGTTTGCGCCCGACACTTTCGGAAGCGGAACTCGAGCCGACGATCCTCCGATTCTCAAGCCAGTACCAGCTCCCGCCCGCGCTCATTCGGGCCGTCATCAAGGCCGAATCGGATTTTGACGCGCGGGCGGTATCCCGCGCGGGAGCGGTCGGACTCATGCAGCTCATGCCGCAAACCGCCGTTCGTCTGGACGTGAAGGATCTCTACGACCCCGAAGACAACATCGGAGGGGGCACGAAATATCTTCGGTTCCTCTTGGACAGATTTCGCGGCGACCTTCCGCTTGCTCTGGCCGCCTACAACGCGGGAGAGCACGTCGTCGACCGTTATCGCGCCCTTCCGCCGATCGAGGAAACCCAGCGCTATGTCCGTAAAGTTTTGCGTTACTATCGGACGTTTCTTAGGCGCGACCTTGCCGCGGCCGACGGCGCGATGGTGTTTTCGGAGCCCTCTTCGCGTCAACCGAACCTTGAGCCGTTTGCCTTTCCCCTCCGCTGA
- a CDS encoding aminotransferase class IV, with protein MWIYLNDRFVRREEALISVFDHGFLYGDGVYETIRSYGNRLFLGSKHVERLFRSAEAIGLTVPLSKERWLELLYETMTRNGLGDGGRDAYLRITLSRGIGDIGLDPALCPSPTVVIMAKPLVAPDPFLYERGVDLIVASTRRNLPDALSPRIKSTNFLNNILAKREAVAAGAFDSILLNWEHHLAECTVSNLFFVMDGRLCTPAVGCGILDGITRSVVLQLAEEQGIRTEEGRFTPAQLRQAGECFVTNTSMEIMPVATVDRAPIGNGKPGPLTHKLRRLFADARDRFLEGPSPSAV; from the coding sequence ATGTGGATTTATCTGAACGACCGATTCGTCAGGCGAGAAGAGGCGCTGATCTCCGTCTTCGACCACGGTTTTCTGTATGGAGACGGCGTGTACGAGACGATCCGCTCTTACGGGAACCGCCTCTTTCTGGGCTCCAAACATGTGGAACGGCTCTTTCGATCCGCGGAGGCGATAGGATTGACCGTTCCGCTCTCTAAAGAGCGTTGGCTCGAACTGCTTTACGAAACGATGACGCGCAACGGCCTCGGCGACGGCGGGCGAGATGCCTATCTACGCATCACCCTGTCACGAGGCATCGGAGACATAGGTCTGGACCCCGCACTGTGCCCGTCGCCGACGGTCGTCATTATGGCCAAGCCTCTCGTCGCTCCCGACCCGTTCCTTTATGAAAGGGGAGTCGACCTGATCGTCGCCTCCACGAGACGCAACTTGCCCGACGCGTTGTCCCCGCGGATCAAATCCACCAACTTTCTCAACAACATCCTCGCCAAGCGCGAGGCCGTCGCGGCGGGAGCGTTCGACAGCATTCTGCTCAACTGGGAACACCACCTCGCGGAATGCACTGTCAGCAATCTCTTCTTCGTCATGGACGGACGCCTCTGCACGCCGGCCGTTGGCTGCGGCATTCTAGACGGCATCACACGATCCGTCGTGCTCCAGCTTGCCGAGGAACAGGGAATTCGGACGGAAGAAGGACGATTCACGCCGGCTCAGCTCCGGCAAGCCGGCGAGTGCTTCGTGACGAACACCAGCATGGAAATCATGCCGGTCGCCACCGTTGACCGTGCTCCGATCGGCAACGGGAAACCCGGCCCCCTCACGCACAAGCTGAGACGTCTGTTCGCCGACGCGCGAGACCGCTTCCTGGAGGGCCCTTCTCCGTCCGCCGTGTGA
- a CDS encoding AtpZ/AtpI family protein: MPPPNDPLYAGLGQAVRIGTELLAALIVGGGLGWAVDEYILESGPWGLVIGLILGATAGVRNAYRASQQWQRPPDPSGKDK, from the coding sequence ATGCCCCCTCCAAACGATCCATTGTATGCGGGGCTTGGTCAGGCCGTTCGTATCGGAACGGAACTGCTTGCTGCGTTGATCGTCGGCGGTGGGCTGGGATGGGCGGTCGATGAGTACATATTGGAGTCCGGTCCATGGGGGCTGGTGATCGGATTGATATTGGGCGCGACGGCGGGGGTACGCAACGCCTATCGGGCCTCGCAACAGTGGCAGAGGCCTCCGGATCCATCTGGCAAGGATAAATGA
- a CDS encoding nuclear transport factor 2 family protein encodes MLEVRERAVSSWLLVAGWVVLFAVSLSGCSSKKPLQYPEDHERIQRIDQAVEALREAYQEKNLSGFRSLFSPDARLNQLQREVEADFEAFDSIKLDFKIERVIIEGGDVDVYVHWQGVWKKRGEEAGVRHRGSARLQWTGTGSFLLRGVQGDLPFGMKDKLTLSESSPQSVLR; translated from the coding sequence ATGCTCGAAGTACGAGAACGTGCCGTTTCGTCCTGGCTATTGGTCGCCGGGTGGGTCGTGTTGTTCGCCGTTTCGCTCAGCGGCTGCTCATCGAAGAAACCTCTCCAATATCCCGAGGACCATGAGCGGATCCAAAGAATCGATCAAGCGGTCGAAGCCTTGCGGGAAGCTTACCAGGAGAAAAACCTTTCGGGCTTTCGCTCGCTGTTCTCGCCGGACGCCCGGCTCAATCAGCTTCAGCGCGAGGTGGAGGCCGATTTCGAGGCGTTTGACTCTATCAAGCTTGATTTCAAAATCGAGCGGGTCATCATCGAAGGCGGCGACGTCGACGTATATGTGCATTGGCAGGGCGTGTGGAAAAAGCGGGGCGAAGAGGCGGGCGTGCGGCATCGAGGCTCCGCCCGTTTGCAATGGACCGGCACCGGCTCCTTTCTTCTGCGCGGCGTGCAGGGCGATTTGCCGTTCGGCATGAAGGACAAGCTAACGTTGTCAGAGTCGTCTCCACAATCCGTTCTGCGATAG
- the larE gene encoding ATP-dependent sacrificial sulfur transferase LarE: protein MRGEDLQRKLVRLRTFLSDMGSVLVAYSGGIDSTFLLKVAHEQLGDKAIGVTAVSPTFPAIELEQARRVAEEIGARHTIVQTDQLKIPEFVRNDATRCFHCKSDLYQLMGTLRQAGSGAQIIDGTNLDDLSDDRPGITAAREWGVRSPLVDAGLSKADIRALAKELGLSNWNKPAAACLSSRIPRGTPITIETLGRIEQAEAFLYKEGFRHVRVRDHDNVARIEVDLEEMASFLDPERCKRISSALKGLGFGFVTLDLEGYRTGGVSLR from the coding sequence ATGCGCGGCGAGGACCTTCAGCGCAAACTCGTCCGTCTCCGAACCTTCCTGTCCGACATGGGCTCCGTGTTGGTGGCCTATTCGGGCGGCATCGACAGCACCTTCCTCCTGAAAGTCGCCCACGAGCAGCTTGGCGACAAGGCGATCGGTGTCACGGCCGTGTCTCCCACATTTCCCGCCATCGAGCTCGAACAGGCCCGACGTGTCGCCGAGGAGATCGGCGCGCGTCACACAATCGTGCAGACGGATCAATTGAAGATACCGGAGTTCGTCAGAAACGACGCGACCCGCTGCTTTCACTGCAAGTCGGATCTCTATCAATTGATGGGAACTCTGCGGCAAGCCGGCTCCGGCGCCCAGATCATTGACGGCACCAACCTGGACGATCTCTCGGACGATCGGCCCGGCATCACAGCGGCTCGTGAATGGGGGGTCCGCAGCCCGCTCGTGGACGCCGGCCTGTCAAAAGCCGACATTCGAGCCCTTGCCAAAGAGCTTGGGCTTTCCAATTGGAACAAACCGGCGGCCGCCTGTCTTTCATCCAGAATTCCACGCGGCACACCGATCACCATCGAAACACTCGGCCGAATCGAGCAAGCCGAAGCTTTTCTCTACAAGGAAGGATTCCGGCACGTTCGCGTTCGAGATCATGACAACGTCGCCAGAATCGAGGTCGATCTTGAGGAAATGGCCTCTTTCCTTGATCCCGAACGCTGTAAAAGAATCAGCTCCGCCCTGAAGGGGCTTGGCTTTGGATTCGTCACCCTGGATTTGGAGGGGTATCGAACAGGGGGAGTCAGCCTGCGCTGA
- the atpF gene encoding F0F1 ATP synthase subunit B, with protein MPQFESHFFSSLIFWEIVSFAILFFILYKYAFPAVLSILEERERKIKDSLDQAERHRSEAERTLREYEAKLASVSKEAETMLAAARERAQRLMEENEQRMTAEAERIKGDAMREIDQERRRAVQEIRAQTTELALLVAEQVLQRSMTDADHRRLADEALAALSKPSHR; from the coding sequence ATGCCGCAGTTCGAATCGCATTTTTTCTCTTCTCTGATTTTCTGGGAAATCGTTTCGTTCGCGATTTTGTTTTTCATCCTGTACAAGTACGCCTTTCCCGCCGTGTTGAGCATTCTTGAGGAGCGGGAGCGGAAGATCAAGGACAGTTTGGATCAAGCCGAGCGGCATCGATCGGAGGCGGAGCGGACGCTGAGGGAGTATGAAGCCAAGTTGGCCTCAGTCTCCAAGGAAGCCGAGACCATGTTGGCGGCGGCCAGGGAGCGGGCCCAACGTCTGATGGAAGAAAATGAGCAGCGGATGACGGCGGAAGCCGAGCGAATCAAAGGCGATGCCATGCGCGAGATCGATCAGGAACGACGGCGGGCCGTCCAGGAAATTCGGGCGCAAACGACCGAATTGGCTCTCCTGGTTGCCGAGCAAGTCCTCCAGCGGAGCATGACCGACGCCGACCATCGACGGTTGGCCGACGAAGCGCTCGCGGCATTGTCAAAACCGTCCCACCGATAA
- a CDS encoding class I SAM-dependent methyltransferase yields MTIGHPELIAAIASEIASFGPIPFVRFMELALYHPRFGYYMREPEDGAERIGWNGDYYTSSDVHPILGRALARQAEQVDRLLGEPDPFTVVEAGPGKGLLARQFLTACANEFPSLRERLRYVLIERSPAMRERQRQNVTPWLNEPDKLSWVDGPDELLPDSVTGMWFSNELLDAFPVHRLRVRNGLVQEVYVDYRDGEFVECLHPLSTDALAAHLQRLNPDWPDGYRTEVNLEALNWIKQVARCMRRGVVLTIDYGHTAQDLYGPERRNGTFLCYSRHSINETPFLRVGLQDMTAHVDFSSLASAGEAEGLHVTGFTNQLSFLMGLGVEKMVAELEPESPAFRSALHLLKPNGMGGIFKVLIQHKGIECAELDGLKYKPFWKSALTGSEICA; encoded by the coding sequence GTGACAATCGGACACCCTGAACTCATCGCCGCCATTGCCTCGGAAATCGCCTCCTTCGGACCGATTCCTTTCGTTCGTTTCATGGAGTTGGCCCTCTACCATCCCCGATTCGGCTACTACATGAGAGAGCCGGAAGACGGAGCGGAACGCATCGGCTGGAACGGCGACTATTACACCAGTTCCGACGTGCATCCCATTTTGGGGCGGGCTCTGGCGCGGCAGGCCGAACAAGTCGATCGGCTGCTCGGAGAACCCGATCCGTTCACGGTCGTTGAAGCGGGACCGGGCAAGGGACTGCTTGCCCGACAATTTCTCACCGCCTGCGCCAACGAGTTTCCGTCGCTTCGCGAACGTCTGCGTTACGTCCTCATCGAGCGCAGCCCGGCGATGCGCGAACGGCAACGACAAAATGTCACCCCCTGGCTGAATGAACCGGATAAGCTCTCCTGGGTCGACGGTCCCGACGAACTGCTCCCGGACAGTGTCACCGGCATGTGGTTCAGCAATGAACTGCTTGACGCCTTTCCGGTCCATCGGCTCCGAGTGCGAAACGGTCTCGTCCAAGAGGTCTACGTCGATTATCGGGACGGGGAATTCGTCGAATGTCTTCACCCCCTCTCAACCGACGCCCTCGCCGCCCATCTCCAACGGCTGAATCCCGACTGGCCGGACGGCTATCGAACCGAAGTCAACCTCGAGGCGTTGAATTGGATCAAGCAGGTGGCCCGGTGCATGCGCCGGGGCGTCGTCTTGACGATCGACTATGGTCACACCGCGCAAGACCTCTATGGGCCTGAGCGCAGGAACGGAACGTTCCTCTGTTACTCTCGTCACTCGATCAATGAGACGCCGTTCCTGCGGGTCGGCCTTCAAGACATGACCGCCCACGTGGACTTTTCAAGCTTGGCTTCGGCGGGCGAAGCGGAGGGCTTGCACGTAACGGGGTTCACCAATCAACTGAGTTTCCTGATGGGGCTCGGAGTGGAAAAGATGGTCGCGGAATTGGAGCCGGAGAGCCCGGCGTTTCGCTCGGCGCTTCACCTCCTCAAGCCGAACGGCATGGGCGGCATTTTCAAAGTGTTGATTCAGCACAAAGGCATCGAGTGCGCCGAACTGGACGGGCTTAAGTACAAACCGTTTTGGAAGTCGGCATTGACCGGATCGGAGATATGCGCCTAG
- the nadB gene encoding L-aspartate oxidase, which produces MQRSVLPPADFLVIGSGVAGLRAAIELSRAGRVVMLTKGHPLQSTSIFAQGGVAVALSEEDDVSIHLKDTVDAGHGLCRLEAVRVLVEEGPERIQELIRWGANFDKVGGKFAFAREAAHSRSRILRARGDATGNEMVRVLMAHAVRQARIRRMDFHFTVDLIVEDGRCCGAVALNEHSGELCVLPAKAVVLSTGGAGQIYARTTNPPSATGDGMAMAYRAGARLQDMEFVQFHPTALYVPSSPPFLLSEAMRGEGGQLRNHKGETFMERYHPLGAMAPRDIVARAIWAEMAATKTRHVYLDVTHLGADFVKRRFPTIYATCLRHDIDITEEWIPVSPSAHYMMGGVWTDINGATSVPGLFAAGEVACSGVHGANRLASNSLLEALVFGMRAGVAAVAWGARQAVPDVGRQAAALRHGGRHRLDDAEKLRNSLRRIMWGQVGIVRSRESLIRATAQLTRWERMVSKPFGARADLEVKNMIQVARCVAESALWRENSVGAHFRSDFPDAKPPGWNEHSQIRLGEPVSGGERQTAQGSVDAKRAPKTPSRRRPRQGRA; this is translated from the coding sequence ATGCAGCGGTCTGTTTTACCACCGGCGGATTTTCTCGTCATCGGCAGCGGAGTCGCCGGTCTCAGGGCGGCGATCGAGCTGAGTCGGGCGGGGCGGGTCGTCATGCTGACCAAGGGACACCCGTTACAAAGCACCTCGATCTTTGCCCAGGGGGGGGTGGCCGTGGCGCTCAGCGAGGAGGATGACGTCTCGATCCATTTGAAAGACACGGTCGATGCCGGGCACGGTCTCTGTCGGCTTGAAGCGGTGCGGGTGTTGGTCGAAGAGGGGCCGGAGCGCATCCAGGAATTGATTCGCTGGGGGGCGAACTTCGACAAAGTGGGAGGGAAGTTCGCGTTTGCCCGAGAAGCGGCGCACAGCCGGAGCCGGATTCTCCGCGCTCGCGGCGACGCCACGGGGAACGAAATGGTGCGGGTGTTGATGGCCCATGCCGTCCGGCAGGCCAGAATCCGGCGGATGGATTTCCATTTTACGGTGGACTTGATCGTGGAGGACGGCAGATGTTGCGGCGCGGTGGCGCTGAACGAACATTCGGGAGAACTCTGTGTGTTACCCGCCAAAGCGGTGGTGTTGTCGACCGGAGGGGCCGGACAAATTTACGCTCGAACGACGAATCCGCCGAGCGCGACCGGCGATGGAATGGCCATGGCGTACCGCGCCGGCGCGAGGCTGCAAGACATGGAATTCGTCCAATTTCATCCGACGGCGCTGTACGTGCCGTCCAGTCCGCCGTTTCTCCTGTCGGAGGCCATGAGGGGAGAAGGGGGACAGCTCCGGAACCACAAAGGCGAAACGTTTATGGAACGGTATCATCCGTTGGGCGCCATGGCTCCGAGGGATATCGTCGCGCGCGCGATTTGGGCCGAAATGGCGGCCACGAAAACCCGCCACGTGTATCTTGACGTGACGCACTTGGGGGCCGATTTTGTGAAGCGCCGGTTTCCGACGATCTATGCGACGTGCCTGCGGCACGACATCGATATTACGGAAGAGTGGATACCGGTTTCTCCCAGCGCGCATTACATGATGGGAGGAGTCTGGACCGATATAAACGGGGCGACGTCCGTGCCCGGTCTCTTTGCCGCCGGGGAAGTGGCCTGCAGCGGCGTGCATGGCGCCAATCGGCTCGCCAGCAATTCGTTGTTGGAAGCGTTGGTGTTCGGGATGCGGGCCGGTGTCGCCGCGGTCGCGTGGGGCGCCCGTCAGGCCGTGCCGGATGTAGGTCGTCAGGCGGCGGCGTTGCGGCATGGCGGGCGTCATCGCTTGGATGACGCGGAAAAATTGCGAAACTCGCTCCGTCGGATCATGTGGGGGCAAGTCGGAATCGTCAGGTCCCGCGAATCGTTGATTCGAGCGACGGCTCAGCTCACCCGGTGGGAACGCATGGTCTCGAAGCCGTTCGGCGCAAGAGCCGATCTTGAGGTCAAGAACATGATTCAAGTGGCGCGCTGTGTCGCCGAATCGGCGCTCTGGCGGGAGAACAGCGTGGGGGCCCATTTCCGATCGGACTTTCCCGATGCCAAGCCGCCGGGATGGAACGAGCACAGTCAAATCCGCCTTGGGGAGCCGGTCAGCGGAGGGGAAAGGCAAACGGCTCAAGGTTCGGTTGACGCGAAGAGGGCTCCGAAAACACCATCGCGCCGTCGGCCGCGGCAAGGTCGCGCCTAA
- the atpE gene encoding ATP synthase F0 subunit C yields MDSAAAALLGMGLAAAGFAGAGVGIGYIFGKMIEAVARQPEAEGRVGKYMWIGFALVEAIALYGLVIAFIIMGLRK; encoded by the coding sequence ATGGATTCAGCAGCTGCAGCGTTGTTGGGAATGGGGTTGGCGGCGGCGGGCTTCGCCGGAGCCGGCGTCGGCATCGGGTATATTTTCGGGAAAATGATCGAAGCGGTGGCGCGTCAACCGGAGGCCGAAGGCCGGGTCGGGAAGTACATGTGGATCGGATTCGCGCTGGTGGAAGCCATTGCGTTGTACGGCTTGGTCATCGCGTTCATTATCATGGGGCTTCGGAAGTAG